TTGGATAATTCAAGTCCCTTTGCAATTTCTTGAATTTGTTCGGCAGAAACTTCTGCCTGAGTACCAAATGCTACGTACAGAACAGGCTGTTTGTTGTCTAATTTATTGTTGAGCCATTGCATCCAGGTTTTGTGTTTGTTGTTGGTTTGTGATCTTGCTGCTGTCATGGGCTGCTTGGCTAGGCAAAGAGGCCCAACACACCATGTCTTTGGGCCTAGGTGTTGGTTGAAATAGTCTGCAAATCTTGGTTCCAGTTCGTAAAAGCTGTTCATGATCAACCCACGGCCCCTTGCAAACGAAATACCTGTTCAACATTAATAAACATAAATATACTCCTTCTGTCTAACTTATATGGTATATTTTTTTAATCCGTTTAAAAGCTAATGTTATCTTTTTATACttcaaataatttaattttaaaattctgATTATTATATCCGTAATGAGATATTTTGTAGTCTCATTAATGTCTAAGGCAAATTAGTTTAAAGGGGTCTTTACAAAATGCATAGAGTTATATGACCCTTTGTATACATGAACGATTCTGAAATAACACAGAGACGATCTGTTATATTTTGTAAAGGGTAATTTAATCAATTCATCCCATGTTTTAGATtacaattttttttcaaaaagaaaaagacttctgtctttcttaaattttgtatcCAATCAAATAGTGCCATAAAAATTGGATGAAAGGATACTAGGAGGCTAGGAGCGTACTATCTCTCTAAGGAGTTAAACTTCTAAATGGCTTCTAAATGATTTGATCACCTAGTTTCAACATAATATTAGAGGATGTATGGATCTTGGAATATGCAAAATAGTATATTTTCACGTGGTTGCCTGTGTAAAAGAATCCAATCAACATGTGAAGGGTTGGGGGACattgagacaaaaaaaaaaaaaaaaaaaaaaaaaacatagataTAATCTTAAACATTGTATAATTCAGCAAAAATACCTTGCTCTAACATAAAGTCCACAGCTAGACCTTTAGGCTCAAGGTCACCAAACGGAGGTTCAAAATCATTTCTTGTGAACTTCAACCAAGGAAAACTTTGAAACGTAAAAGGCTCGTCTGGTGAAACAGTTTCAGCATGAGGACGGTGTATGCCAAGAAGTTGATACAAAGTCGTGGCGAAAACACTCATACCAAAGAAAAAATACCTCGGAATACCAAATTTTTCTGCTGACTCTTGAGTCCATCCAAGAAATGCATCAGATATAACACATGTAGCCGGATGCTGCAAAGCTGATAGAGCCTGCTCGAAGAGCGGCTGCATCAGCTTTGTAGCTCTAGCAAATTGGTAGAAGGATGACATGGAAGGAAGCTTCTCAGTATTTTCAACACCTTGAGGGATGTCATGTACGTCTTTAGGAAAAGGGAGTTCAATGATTGAGATGGATAAGTCTTGTAGAAAATCGCGTATGGAGGGGGCGTTAGCGGGGGTGGTGAAGATTGTAACGGTGACAAAACGGTGGCGCAAAAGGGTGGCAAGGTGGAGGAGAGGGATGGTGTGGCCATGAGACATGAAAGGAAATATGACAAAGTGTGGTGATGCAACTGTGcccattttttgttttttgttttttcagtACGAAGTAAAATGGATTGATTGATATCTATAAGCAAAGGGGGCggtcttacatatatatatatatatatatatatatagcaaaatCAGGTGCATTGACAGTAGATGGTACGTAGGAGGCTATGTTTGGCTCAGCCATCCACTTGGATTCGGCTCATGTCAAATTTAAATATTTAGATTAATCAAATCTAATAAGATTTTAATTTTTAACTAACCATAATTGAGGAAATAGATTTTCCGAAAGTAATCTCCAACTTTGGTAAGAAAATGATTGACATACCTCGAAATTACTCCTCCCTAATTAGTTACTCGTTTCTTATTTCGTTTCTTGATAGTCAATTTGATTAATTTTTAGAAGCTAAATTGCATTAAATCAacacaatattttaaaattaaaattttgatattcagaaattatataaaaagtactacaagttgcaattttttctcatattaatatgacaaaaatatattttaaagtgTTGATCAAATTAAATTAACATAATTTAACTTTCAAGAAGAGAAATATGCCGATTAATTTGGGATGAAgtgaataaatcaaaattttCTTTTGAAGTTCTAGATTTCAGTAATAATTCAAGTCTCCAACTTTGGTGAGAAAATAAATGGAATTCCGGCGAAATAAATTATTGTGTGAAATTCTAAAATTCTTTGTCCAATAATTTAAGCGAGGCACACAAGATTTTATTTCAATAATTCAAGTcaatgtatacggtaaaaaccggatatgagtc
The nucleotide sequence above comes from Lycium barbarum isolate Lr01 chromosome 3, ASM1917538v2, whole genome shotgun sequence. Encoded proteins:
- the LOC132632774 gene encoding UDP-glycosyltransferase 90A1-like, with translation MGTVASPHFVIFPFMSHGHTIPLLHLATLLRHRFVTVTIFTTPANAPSIRDFLQDLSISIIELPFPKDVHDIPQGVENTEKLPSMSSFYQFARATKLMQPLFEQALSALQHPATCVISDAFLGWTQESAEKFGIPRYFFFGMSVFATTLYQLLGIHRPHAETVSPDEPFTFQSFPWLKFTRNDFEPPFGDLEPKGLAVDFMLEQGISFARGRGLIMNSFYELEPRFADYFNQHLGPKTWCVGPLCLAKQPMTAARSQTNNKHKTWMQWLNNKLDNKQPVLYVAFGTQAEVSAEQIQEIAKGLELSNTCFVWVTRQKVLEHLQGFEDRVKNRALIVKEWVDQSEVLRHKSIKGFLSHCGWNSLLESICAKVPILALPFMAEQHLNARMVTEEIGVGLRIMPRNGSVRGFVEAEEVEKMMRELMEGEKGERVRKKVKEVGENAMEAMKEGGSSWSTLGLLIDDACAAKL